In Candidatus Latescibacter sp., a genomic segment contains:
- a CDS encoding sugar phosphate isomerase/epimerase family protein, with translation MSKKISRRDILAAGAATGLTAGKAGAATRSSSSRTVSSSPFLSPWSPPANRKRSLTPGPTPFRLAAWSSKTTLDYPKGISITEMVKRIRDAGYTAGVSAPGRLNRSPWLDAPESEIRELKEALITYDVAFVDMHANANNIHPDLAERQKENRWTILECEAAERVGCPHVTTHTGSCASSAIAPHPDNWTWETWKLSVKVMKQILKDTAGMKVSLVIEPDNMATINCPRAHKQLIEDVGDPRLKVCLEPVNMMNIAFYFRSTELFEEAFDLLGEHIAIAHAKDSYILPDKMSMYLTEVPPGEGVLDYETYLVGLSRLTYPRTLLIEHMPDEKYAGAKRFIEETAARVGVKMYG, from the coding sequence ATGTCGAAAAAAATCTCCCGAAGAGATATACTGGCCGCCGGGGCAGCAACCGGACTGACTGCCGGAAAAGCGGGCGCAGCAACCCGGTCCTCTTCAAGCCGTACTGTATCCTCTTCGCCGTTCCTGTCTCCCTGGAGTCCCCCGGCGAACCGTAAGCGCAGCCTGACTCCCGGCCCGACTCCGTTCCGTCTGGCCGCCTGGTCGTCCAAGACCACTCTGGACTATCCGAAGGGCATAAGCATCACCGAGATGGTGAAAAGGATTCGCGACGCCGGCTACACTGCAGGGGTTTCCGCTCCCGGCCGTCTTAACCGGAGCCCTTGGCTCGATGCCCCCGAATCGGAAATCCGCGAGTTGAAAGAGGCTCTTATAACCTACGATGTCGCCTTTGTAGACATGCACGCCAATGCGAACAACATCCATCCCGACCTGGCGGAACGTCAGAAGGAAAACCGCTGGACCATCTTAGAATGTGAGGCGGCGGAACGGGTCGGCTGCCCGCATGTTACCACGCATACAGGGAGCTGCGCTTCATCTGCAATCGCTCCTCACCCGGATAACTGGACATGGGAAACCTGGAAACTTTCGGTAAAGGTGATGAAGCAAATCCTGAAAGACACCGCCGGAATGAAGGTATCGCTGGTCATAGAACCGGACAACATGGCCACGATAAACTGCCCGCGCGCACACAAGCAGCTTATCGAGGATGTGGGCGATCCCCGTCTCAAAGTCTGCCTCGAGCCGGTGAACATGATGAACATCGCCTTCTATTTCCGCTCGACAGAGCTTTTCGAAGAGGCGTTCGACCTCCTCGGGGAACACATTGCCATCGCCCACGCCAAGGATTCCTACATCCTGCCCGACAAGATGTCGATGTACCTCACTGAAGTTCCGCCGGGCGAGGGCGTGCTGGATTACGAAACTTATCTTGTGGGACTGAGCCGCCTTACATATCCCCGAACGCTTCTCATCGAACACATGCCCGACGAGAAATACGCCGGTGCGAAGCGATTTATCGAAGAAACCGCCGCCCGGGTGGGGGTGAAAATGTACGGATAA
- a CDS encoding aldo/keto reductase codes for MKRREFIVQGTTGALAAGLAGCATRGREPLRVKQELTLIDLDKKVSRPKGTMPMGELGKTGIKVSKFGFGSHMREDMVKYTKEREWMVREALDLGVNLFDVYDEESGAFQYEPMGRYLEPVKNQAVISITMYPNKGLTVEQEFENDLRVFRRDYIDMVRLHAWKRPRNQKELDDQQGHKWEWWETLFKYKEKGLIRAVGVSFHRREDIKQPLAELPLDFAILPYNFYHNWTWAAMPPDTVQTLIPAIRKKGIGVICMKPFAGDHLVIPFSRLAAQYDESRTVNFPQACLRHVINSGLDFDTTLVGMFNPYHVYEDIAAYFSPQMSDEERKVLTEIRGSVHGITADLLPPHYQFLEEWA; via the coding sequence ATGAAAAGACGTGAATTCATCGTACAGGGAACAACAGGGGCGCTTGCTGCCGGTCTCGCCGGATGCGCTACTAGAGGAAGAGAACCCCTCAGGGTTAAACAGGAGCTGACCTTGATCGATCTGGACAAAAAGGTGTCCCGCCCCAAAGGGACCATGCCAATGGGAGAGCTTGGTAAAACCGGAATCAAAGTATCAAAGTTCGGTTTCGGTTCCCACATGCGCGAGGACATGGTAAAGTATACAAAAGAGCGTGAATGGATGGTTCGCGAAGCTTTGGACCTGGGGGTGAACCTGTTCGATGTCTACGACGAAGAAAGCGGCGCATTCCAGTACGAACCGATGGGACGCTATCTTGAGCCGGTCAAAAACCAGGCGGTCATCTCCATCACCATGTATCCCAACAAAGGACTGACAGTCGAACAGGAGTTTGAAAATGATTTGAGAGTATTTCGTCGGGACTATATCGACATGGTTCGGCTACATGCCTGGAAGCGCCCCAGAAACCAGAAGGAATTGGATGATCAGCAGGGCCATAAGTGGGAGTGGTGGGAAACTCTTTTCAAGTACAAGGAAAAAGGCCTTATCCGCGCTGTCGGCGTCTCTTTCCATAGACGTGAGGACATTAAGCAGCCCCTCGCTGAGCTGCCCCTTGATTTTGCGATACTGCCATACAATTTTTATCACAACTGGACATGGGCGGCAATGCCGCCTGACACTGTTCAAACCCTCATCCCCGCTATCCGTAAGAAAGGCATCGGGGTAATCTGCATGAAACCGTTTGCAGGGGATCATCTGGTGATCCCTTTCTCTCGGCTTGCAGCCCAGTACGATGAGAGCCGTACAGTCAATTTCCCCCAGGCATGTCTGCGGCATGTGATCAATTCAGGCCTTGATTTTGACACGACCCTGGTCGGCATGTTCAATCCCTACCATGTTTACGAGGACATCGCCGCCTATTTCAGCCCGCAGATGTCCGACGAAGAGAGAAAAGTCCTCACGGAAATCCGAGGCTCGGTGCACGGAATCACAGCAGATCTCCTGCCCCCGCACTATCAGTTTTTGGAGGAGTGGGCTTGA
- a CDS encoding sugar phosphate isomerase/epimerase yields the protein MSKRITRRQVLAAGTVSGGLFLGAGTIFSVQNSKPEVSSPPFLTPWSPPANLKRDLTPGKTPIRLASWSGKTTLDYPNSMSITETVKRIRDAGYSSGNAYYPEIKRNYWLGASESEVNELKEALRKYDVTFFDLHTVTFNIHPDEAQRRKNNKYVAEQCEAAERIGCTMVTTHTGTCSTESAVAPHKDNWTPETWRKSVAGIKQILKDSAGCKVPLGIEAVNMTAMNNPRAHLRLIEEIGDPRVKVCLDPVNMIHLGNYFRTTELIQEIFALLSGHIIAAHAKDSYTLPNRMSAYITEVAPGKGVLDYETYLVGLSRLKNPVTLIIEHIPDDQYAGAKRFIEETAARLGVKIYGEG from the coding sequence ATGTCAAAACGCATAACACGACGTCAGGTGCTGGCTGCCGGGACAGTTTCAGGAGGATTATTCCTGGGTGCGGGAACAATTTTTTCAGTGCAGAATTCAAAACCCGAGGTATCCTCGCCCCCGTTTCTTACGCCATGGAGTCCTCCCGCTAATCTAAAACGAGACCTTACTCCGGGGAAGACTCCAATAAGGCTTGCTTCATGGTCAGGCAAGACAACATTGGACTACCCGAACAGTATGAGCATCACCGAAACTGTCAAACGCATCCGTGACGCCGGTTACTCCTCCGGGAACGCATACTACCCTGAAATAAAACGGAATTACTGGCTCGGCGCATCTGAATCCGAAGTGAACGAACTCAAGGAGGCGCTGCGGAAATATGATGTGACTTTCTTTGACCTGCATACGGTAACGTTCAATATCCATCCTGATGAGGCGCAGAGGCGCAAAAACAACAAGTATGTGGCCGAACAGTGCGAAGCGGCCGAACGTATCGGCTGCACCATGGTGACAACCCACACGGGAACATGCAGCACAGAGTCGGCTGTCGCGCCGCACAAGGACAACTGGACACCGGAAACCTGGAGGAAATCGGTCGCCGGAATCAAGCAGATACTCAAGGATTCGGCTGGGTGTAAAGTACCCCTCGGCATCGAGGCGGTGAACATGACAGCTATGAACAATCCGCGGGCTCATCTCCGGCTTATCGAAGAGATAGGAGACCCGCGTGTGAAAGTCTGCCTCGACCCGGTGAACATGATCCACCTCGGCAACTACTTCAGGACCACGGAACTCATCCAGGAAATTTTCGCGCTCCTCAGCGGCCACATCATCGCCGCCCACGCCAAGGACTCCTACACCCTGCCGAACCGGATGTCCGCCTACATCACCGAGGTCGCCCCCGGAAAAGGAGTGTTGGATTACGAAACCTATCTGGTCGGGCTAAGCCGCCTGAAAAATCCGGTCACGCTCATTATCGAACACATCCCGGATGATCAGTATGCCGGGGCGAAACGATTTATCGAAGAAACCGCCGCGCGGCTGGGGGTGAAAATCTATGGTGAAGGATGA
- a CDS encoding MarR family transcriptional regulator: MSLKDELGFLKPVKHKGHETLLNIIVTANLLIKEAQKLFRPYGLTNAQFDVLMILETQSENGTLNQTELGHMLLVNRSNVTGLVDRMEQAGWVRRIPDGEDRRINLVEITDNGMKILDSTKNVYMKRIEEITSVLSDNEKNLLVEILEKIRKKI; this comes from the coding sequence ATGAGTTTAAAGGATGAGTTGGGTTTTTTAAAACCCGTGAAACACAAAGGCCATGAAACGCTGCTCAATATCATTGTAACGGCCAATCTTCTGATAAAGGAAGCCCAGAAGTTATTTCGCCCGTACGGTCTTACCAATGCACAGTTCGATGTTCTGATGATTCTGGAAACACAGTCTGAAAATGGGACGCTCAATCAAACTGAACTTGGCCATATGCTTCTGGTGAACCGCTCAAATGTTACCGGGCTGGTCGACCGTATGGAGCAGGCCGGGTGGGTAAGGAGAATTCCGGATGGCGAGGACCGCAGAATCAATCTGGTGGAGATTACAGATAACGGCATGAAAATTCTTGACAGCACAAAGAATGTATATATGAAAAGGATCGAGGAGATTACCTCGGTTCTGTCCGACAATGAAAAAAATCTTCTCGTTGAAATTCTTGAAAAAATACGCAAGAAAATATAA
- a CDS encoding DUF4159 domain-containing protein: protein MVFLVMIFLLNIYPAMGSYYMFKKYSMKTLNPFSMELIIRSPNLIRPYVYRKAYTPYLLIRDDAFNTKIPPVDLKPISTSGFETEFNKYTEEWGRFLKPLVFDTGLSGRESTVTLSFDIDEKESIDNPTVNENWVLPDPKDKKAVRGEVFIGTASGSQFNPPEAVNRSLSLLSRAVGRFTRIKAVNRGFIPLDSEDLFKTPFIFIAADKTLSLNDVEKLYIARYIREGGFVFIERYKLDKLESDTRLLVDSSLHKLMTEILENTALWKPIPPDHLLFHCFYDFPEGASLAIDHSTITDNQVQPSEQKKSFLEGLWINKRLAVVYSDRDYSALWSDSSEPSPQVQIGVNLVVFALTQPGGMAKDTAKASER from the coding sequence ATGGTTTTCCTGGTGATGATTTTTCTTTTGAACATATATCCCGCAATGGGATCGTATTATATGTTTAAAAAGTATTCCATGAAAACGTTGAATCCCTTCTCCATGGAACTGATTATCCGGTCGCCGAACCTGATCCGGCCATATGTTTACCGTAAAGCGTATACACCTTATCTGCTCATCAGAGATGATGCATTCAACACCAAAATTCCCCCCGTTGATTTAAAACCCATATCAACTTCCGGATTTGAGACGGAATTCAATAAGTATACGGAGGAATGGGGAAGATTCCTGAAGCCGCTCGTATTCGATACCGGTCTCAGCGGCCGGGAATCAACCGTTACACTCTCTTTTGACATAGATGAAAAGGAGAGTATAGACAATCCTACAGTAAACGAGAACTGGGTCCTTCCCGATCCGAAAGACAAAAAGGCTGTCCGGGGGGAAGTTTTTATCGGAACAGCCTCGGGATCACAGTTTAATCCTCCGGAGGCGGTCAACCGGTCCCTGTCTCTCCTCTCGAGGGCTGTCGGCCGGTTTACCCGCATCAAGGCTGTAAACCGGGGGTTCATCCCTCTCGATTCGGAAGATTTATTCAAGACGCCGTTTATCTTCATTGCCGCCGATAAAACGCTCAGTCTGAACGATGTGGAAAAACTGTATATTGCAAGGTATATCCGTGAAGGAGGATTTGTTTTTATTGAAAGATACAAGCTTGATAAGCTGGAAAGCGATACCCGTCTCCTGGTGGATTCTTCCCTGCATAAGCTCATGACTGAGATATTGGAGAACACCGCTCTATGGAAACCGATCCCCCCTGACCATCTCCTGTTTCACTGTTTCTACGACTTCCCGGAAGGCGCTTCCCTTGCAATCGACCATAGCACTATTACGGATAACCAGGTACAGCCATCCGAGCAGAAAAAGTCTTTTCTGGAAGGGTTATGGATAAACAAACGGTTGGCGGTGGTATATTCCGACCGCGATTATTCGGCGTTATGGAGCGATTCGTCCGAACCCTCGCCTCAGGTGCAGATAGGTGTCAATCTGGTGGTATTCGCTCTCACACAGCCGGGAGGCATGGCCAAAGATACCGCGAAGGCTTCGGAACGATAA
- a CDS encoding cupin domain-containing protein, with product MHILLFFAVLALLPAGGVFAQDARLTPSYDERSNYIRDFPGVDIDVQPFVNTWKDSPIHAGHGGFAEQEIFTPGDPVNPPRKGAVLKYLKTFNHAFLYGGQKTALVKHDGEQVVFYIMEGSGLVEAGGKTLEIREGSGIFIPADLEYRVINTTGKPIEAVIIVEGTPPGFKPAPNMVVRNYRDAAPGFCCWAYTTYGLFSRSDGLAEPMGIAVVAVENYGMGSPHFHVEGCEEIWLKLKGEENPLLLGKKLLRQNIGDAFYPPPNGLIPHAVINPTETPMFWLYIGNRHDRP from the coding sequence ATGCATATACTCCTTTTTTTTGCCGTATTGGCGCTGCTGCCTGCGGGTGGGGTATTCGCCCAGGATGCACGGTTAACGCCCTCTTACGATGAGAGGTCGAATTACATCCGCGATTTTCCGGGAGTCGATATCGATGTACAGCCGTTTGTAAACACCTGGAAGGATTCACCGATACATGCCGGGCATGGGGGCTTTGCAGAACAGGAAATTTTCACTCCCGGCGATCCGGTGAATCCTCCCCGCAAGGGAGCGGTGCTGAAATACCTCAAAACCTTCAATCACGCTTTCCTCTATGGCGGACAGAAAACCGCACTCGTGAAGCATGACGGTGAGCAGGTGGTTTTCTACATTATGGAAGGGAGCGGGCTCGTGGAAGCCGGAGGGAAGACCCTCGAAATAAGGGAGGGCAGCGGTATTTTCATTCCCGCAGACCTGGAGTACAGGGTCATCAATACTACAGGGAAACCTATAGAGGCAGTTATCATTGTTGAGGGAACGCCCCCCGGTTTTAAACCGGCGCCGAACATGGTGGTGCGGAACTACCGTGATGCGGCTCCCGGCTTTTGCTGCTGGGCATACACCACCTACGGTCTGTTCAGCAGAAGCGACGGTTTGGCCGAACCGATGGGCATTGCAGTGGTGGCTGTCGAGAACTACGGCATGGGGTCGCCCCATTTTCATGTGGAAGGCTGCGAGGAAATCTGGCTGAAACTCAAGGGAGAGGAAAATCCCCTTCTTCTCGGGAAGAAGCTCCTGCGCCAGAATATCGGAGATGCCTTTTATCCTCCTCCGAACGGCCTGATACCGCACGCCGTTATCAATCCCACCGAAACGCCAATGTTCTGGCTCTACATAGGAAACCGTCACGACAGACCTTAA